Genomic segment of Thamnophis elegans isolate rThaEle1 chromosome 17, rThaEle1.pri, whole genome shotgun sequence:
ATCTGCTTTGCAACATGGATCAACGTGAAGCTTGGGACCGCTTCTACGCCCGGAGGCAGAATAACGGACCTCTCCATCCATTTGACTGGTTCTTTGGCTACAAAGAGATCTCCACGCTTCTCGGCTCCGTTCTTGGGGGGCTGCCCTCTGGCCAGACGCGGGTCTTAGATGTCGGCTGTGGCGCTTCGTCCTTGGGCTTGGAGCTCTACCGTCGCTCGCCCGTCCAGCTTCACGTCTCTTGTCTGGATTTTTCCTCCGCAGCCATCCAGTGTCTCGCACAAATGCTGCGGGAGAGCCCTCCGCCGCGCCACCCGCGGTCCGAGCTGGAGTGCCACCTGGGCGAGGCCACCGAGCTATCCCGCCTCTTTGCTTTGGGGTCTTTCCACTTAGTTCTCGACAAAGGGACCTGCGATTCGGTCCTACGGGGATGCCCGCAGCGAGCAAGACGCTTAGTGTCCGAGTGTCTACGAGTCCTGAGGCCGGAGGGATGCCTCATCCAGATTTCCGACGAGGATCCGGATGCTAGGGTGCCGTTCCTGGAAACGGCTGGCAGGGCCAACATCAACATCGGGGAGATCGCCAACCTTAGCGGCATCTCGTATTATGCTTACACACTTAGCCTCAAAGCTCCAGACCCATCAGATGTGGGGCAGCCCTCCAAGTCTCCGAGGAATCCATCATTGAGTGAAATCTAACAACAGACGTAACTTACAACACCCATATATCTTTTATCACACACTCCAGTCGTTTAGAGGTGGTTAATTTTATTgtttactagctgataatccggcGTTTCCCAGGTATTTATAGACGTTGAAGTGTTTGTCGGACAGGAGACAGGCcgttcttccccctactcccatccCCGTCATCCTTgcccttttatatatataaaaccccttgtgtctgtgtgttccagcataactctgaaacgccTGGCCTGTTAAAAGCACAGCAAGTGTGGTATCCTAGAGCGGCAATTTGTTTGTGATGTTAGTTCCttcacagcttcctctggaaagccagccatgatGTTCGCCCTCTAGTGGACCAAGGGGGAAtcgcctgatggatttggggcaaagggcCCGGATCGTAGACAGGGTgggaaagaggagcgcatgggaggggggagggagggagagggcaaGGATGACGGggatgggagtagggggaagaaatgCCTGTCTCCTGTCCGACAAACACTTCAACATCTATAAATACCTGGgaaacgccgggttatcagctagtaaacaataaaattaatatgtatgtatgtatgtatgtatgtatgtatgtatgtatgtatgtatatgtatgtaacgGCCGCCGTTCTGGAATTGAGGATACGGGgatgtgatttatttttattttttttaaaaagctgccatCTTTTGACCttgttgcaatttttttctttattaaattgtTGGGAAAGCCACCCAGCGTCCTTCAGAATTGGACAACCTACAAGCATATTCAATtaatacaaattattattatttattgttatgaTGATTTAGAGCCCAGTACATCTATAATTTCCTAGCTGTCACAACACGGTGCCCGTTTTCTTAGTCGAATGCCACACCTCCTCACGTCGGAGCCCAAGATCCATTCTGCGTTGAGAATAAGTTTCAGGAAACGCGACAGCCATGATTTTATTCCGCGATCAGCTAAATTCCTTACGGGATTATTCTCCCGATGGTTTCGATGGAAACGCTGCTGAATCAAACACGAGGGGCGGCGAATGCGCGGAAATATTTGCGCGCGGGTGTCAATCTTTCTAAGCAGTTCTCGGCTTACGACGTAGGACTGTTGTCGGAGTTTGGTGAATAAGGACGAGGCCAAAATAGAGGAGGGGGAACCCGCCTTCACCATCTCCATATTGACTCGGTGCTACTGACCAGGTTTTCCCATCCTGGTTCTGGTTTATAAGAGGTTAGGAAGATATCGGCGCATCCGTCGATCCCAGGATAATGCTCCAGGTTTTACAGTAAGAGATCTCCCACGTCGTTTTCAAAAGAGGAAAAccctaaaataataaaagaaataataacgaTGATGATGTAAAAATAGGAGGCCAGAAGTTAAGGACCATTAGTCAGCATTATATTatcaaattcatttatttttaagtgtTACACACTTTccacgaaaataagccctccctagataataagctcaatcgggctttggaacgcatgcgctaaaataagccccccccccaaaaaaaaaatattgcaacacagcagcagccaggaggtgaccccgctcgccacctcctgcacctcaaaaataataaggcctccccgaaaataaggccaagcgcttatttcgggggtcaaaagaaaataagaccctgtcttgttttggggaaaacatgttaTAAAGGTCCTTCCGTTTggaaagggggctggactagaagacctccaaggtccctttcagctctcttCGGTTCTGAATTTTATCGCAAATATATCTTAAGGTACTTTAGTCCTCCTAAGCTGATTATTTAATtatcatttgttaaatttatcAAAGTCATGGGCTCAGGGTTGGGGGGCTTAAATAGTCGTTGACTTACGACCAGTTAGGACAAGAATTTATGTCACTAAGCAAGACGGTTCAATGAGTCAGGTGTGATTCGATCACCCATTTTTTTGGCCACGGtgggagttgttaagtgaatcccgtgGTCGTTGAGTGAATCCACACACCCCCAATTGACTTCTTGGCTCGTCGGAAGCCGGACGTGAATGGCGATGGTCATAATCCTGGGTTtgttgcaaccgtcgtaaattcGTGAGAATGGACAAGCGCCCTGATTTTGCTCATGGGGTGTAAGGATCGCCATAAGTCCCATTCTTTTGATGCTGTTATTAAATCTCGAAACGAGCGGTCGTAATTTGAATCTGTGGGGCCACATTCACAAGCAATGGTGAAGCCGGTCAGGGTGGATATTTGGCTCGTGGTTGCATTTATAACATCTGGATGAGCTTTCCCAGAAACTTCTAGAGGGGCTCCTAAAACACCTGGGAATGTCCCGGGAACATCTGGAGGAGGGGCACATGCACACTTGGAGGGGCTTCCTGGGAACATCTGGAAGGGGCTTCCAGAAACTTCTAGAGTGGCTCCTAAAACACCTGGGAATGTCCCGGGAACATCTGGAGGAGGGGCACATGCGCACTTGAAGGGGCTCCCGGGAACATCTGGAGGGGCTCCCAAAACCACCTGGGAGCATCCCAGGAACATCTGGAGGAGTTTCACACGAATATCTTGAGCTTTTCCAGGAACACCCAGAGGAGCTTCCCATGAACATCTGGGAGAGCCCActctgaaacatctggaagagctTTCCAGGAACTTCTAAAGGACACCTGGAGCTTCCCAGGACCATCTGGAGAAGCTTCCCAGGACCATCTGGAAGAGCCCCCCCAAAACCACCTGGGATCAGCCCAAGAACATCTGGAGGAGTTTCACACGAACACCTGGAAGGGCCTTTCCAGGAGCGCCTGGAGGAGCTTCCTGGGAACATCTGGATAAGCTTCCTAAGGATTCCTAGCACAACAGTGGCCAACCAGCTACCCAAACGACCCCGGATGACGTCGAGGCCAGCCGTGCTCCCAACCCCGAGCTCACCAGCCtccagttcctcctcctcctcgtcggcCAGGAACTCATCGGGCTCCTCCCCTTCCAGCAAcgggaagccctccggaggccacaGGAGCTCCCCGCTCTCCCCGTCGCTCCCTTCGCTGGGCTCCACCACGATGGAGGGCAGCCGGGTCTTCTCAAAAACGCAACCTTCACGAGGAGCCCTCTCGCAAGGCCACCGCTCCGTGTCCGTGAAGCCCCCCGAAAGCCTTCTGGCCTTTCCCAGGAGCTCTGGGTGGTCCTGAGAGGACATGTCTTCACAGGGGAAGCCTGTGTCCAGGGGAGGACTCTTCGACAGATCCCACCCGAGATCTTGCGGGGGAGTCAGGAAGGcctggggagaaggaagaaaacccACCAAGGGGATCAACCGGAGAGCAGGGTGGCTCTTTTCCAGGATCCCAGCTGGTTTCCGTGCCTAAggagagactagaactcccagtctcctggtgatcggcccaaagtcacccagtcggctttcatgcctaaggagggactagaactccctgtctcctggtgatcggcccaaagtcacccagtcggctttcatgcctaagaagggactagaactcccagtctcctggtgatcggcccaaagtcacccagccggctttcatgcctaaggagggactagaactccctgtctcctggtgatcggcccaaagtcacccagtcggctttcatgcctaaggagggactagaactcccagtctcctgatgatcggcccaaagtcacccagccggctttcatgcctaaggagggactagaactcccagtctcctggtgatcggcccaaagtcacccagccggttttcatgcctaaggagggactagaactcccaggctcctggtgatcggcccaaaatcacccagccggctttcatgcctaaggagggactagaactcccagtctcctgatgatcggcccaaagtcacccagccggttttcatgcctaaggagggactagaactcccagtctcctggtgatcggcccaaaatcacccagccggctttcatgcctaaggagggactagaactcccagtctcctggtgatcggcccaaagtcacccagccggttttcatgcctaaggagggactagaactcccaggctcctggtgatcggcccaaagtcacccagtcggctttcatgcctaaggagggactagaactcccagtctcctgatgatcggcccaaagtcacccagccggctttcatgcctaaggagggactagaactcccagtctcctggtgatcggcccaaaatcacccagccggttttcatgcctaaggagggactagaactccctgtctcctggtgatcggcccaaagtcacccagccggctttcatgcctaagaagggactagaactcccagtctcctggtgatcggtccaaagtcacccagccagttttcagtCCCTAAGATGGCACTAGAACtccagtctcccactttctagcctggagATTTAACCACTAGGCTGAACTACCTCCCGCTAGCCCAAGATTTGCGTGGGAATCGATCCCTGGGCTGAGGAGGCCACGGATGAGTTGGGAAAGCAAAGGGGATGATGGATCTGGAGGGGAATTATGAGACTTACCTGCCTGCTGAGCGAAGGATTGGCGCAGGCGCACTCTTCTTTGGCCAAGCTCCACTGCATTTCTTGGCTGGAGTTTAAATCCGACTCGCCGCTCGGCACTGGATTCGAATCCGACGCCTGCTTCTGATAAGGAGCGTTTCCCTCGGCCGAAGTCATGGGATTCTGTCCCTTCTGGACCATATCCATCATGTTCGCATCTGTAGAGGTGGCACAAAAACACAAGCAGCCCTCGTTTAGCGCCCACAATCGAagctggtcattaagtgaagcggTCAGTAAGCTGAAACCGCAGCCGTGCCCAGGACTGGAGTTCAGTTTTTTTTCCTCCGCTCGAAAGACCCGCGAAGGTCGTCAACGGGAGGGACCAGTTCACCAAAGCGAACTCTTTCAGCCCCCTTCGTCCCTCCGCGCACGCGGTCGCGAAACGAGGCCGTCGCTAAAGCGAGGACGGCATCTACCTTGTGTTTTGGGCAGTTTGCGGCTCAAAGCGGAGGTTAAAAAGACGAAAAAAGATCAGGAGAGAAACAGCCTCTCTCAATCCGTCTTAAAAAAAATTCGTCGGAGGCGATATGGCTGCGCTTGCTGTGGCCGGCTCTCCTCCTACCGTACCCCGGCTgctggctggggaggatgggagtcGTGGTCCATTGGTGCCAAGCTGCGTGAGGAATCGAGGTGGGCCTCGGTTCCCTTGGCTGCGTGTTGTCGTCCCAAACCCTTAAGCCAAGGAAGGTTTTGAAGGCGGATTAATGGCTGAGAGATAAATGTCTGGATTGATATCTCAAGAGGCTTTAGGCCTCCTGCCAAGGTCATCTTGGAGCCGGAGGAGAAGGTCAGCCAGATCTTTGGggcctctgcaagaaaaccaccaagctcagagagcaccaaggaccccacagttccctcctcctcctcctcctcctccccactcccttctagcactgatgatgttacctatttgggtcatgagacgtttgcaagaaaaccaccaagctcagagagcaccaaggaccccacagttcccccctcctcctcctcttcctcctcctcttccttatcctcttctttctccttccttctcttctttctccttctcttcctcctcctcttctttctcctcttccttatcctcttccttctcttctttctcctattccttctcttctttctccttctcttcctcctcctcttccttctcctcttctttctccttctcttcctcctcctcctcctcctcctccttctccccattcctttctagcactgatgatgttacctagttgggtcatgagatgtttgcaagaaaactaccaagctcagagagcatcaaggaccccacagttccccccctcctcccccttctcctctttcttcccctcctcttccttctccttctcttccttctcttctttctcctcttcctcctcctcttcctccccctcttctttctcttcctcctcctcttccttctcctcttctttctcctcttccttctccttctcttcctcctcctcttccttctcctcttctttctcctcctcttccttctccccattcctttctagcactgatgatgttacctagttgggtcatgagatgtttgcaagaaaactaccaagctcagagagcaccaaggaccccacagttgttctcctcctcctctctgcatcCCCCACTCCCCTTCTTGCACTGATGGCATTACCTAGTTggctcatgaaacgtctgcaaaagagcaccaaggaccccacagtccttatggtcttcctcctcccccccccacaaaccccgctcccatctagcactgatgacgttacctactttggcaatgaaacgtctgcaagaaagccaccaagaacCCAATACCTGGTTAAGGGAGATCATCAAGAGCCTCGTCAATGTTCAAACATACCATCTTCCAGCTTGACAAAGACAGAGaaaccggggggtgggggagagggggggagaaaaggagaggaatgaATTAAAGCAGCTTTACCTTTTGATCCCAAGCTTCCTACCTCCTTGTTTTAGTTCTCCATATATTGTTTACCTTTTCTTGGATCCGGTCTAACTTTTGGAAGCCGAAGGAGACACGGCCACTAATGGCAGCTCATCCTTCGGCCTCGGTTGGATAACCGGATGGGGAAagcggaaggagggaaggctggagACGAATCAGGGTTGGGATCACCATCTGAAGTGAAGCCAAAGGGCCAGTGGCCGATGTCCAGATTACTAATCTCCTTCTGAGCTCATGGAAATTTCAGGGAGAGCTAAGAAGCTCAGGGAAATGTAAGGTAATCTCAtggaggccggggggggggggggaggagatgagCCTTGACCGCCTGGGGTGTGGATAATATCTATTATTTCAGAGGGTTTGATCCTTCTCCAGCTTAAGATAAGTTACTTAAGGCAGGGTTTGTCAACTCAGCCActtgaagacttcaactcccagaattccccagtcaacacagctggacttcaactcccagaagtctccagtCAACAcggctggacttcaattcccagaagtctCCAGTCAACacggctggacttcaactcccagaaatccccagtcaacatggcttcaactcccagaagccccCAGCCACCTCAGCTTTCTAAAGCATATCTGTGCttctgaggaagaggaagaggcaggCACACATatgattccatttttatttcttaaaaaagaaatctggaatTTTGTCCCGTCTGGGAAGAGGCATTGGTCAAATCTCTTAAGTTTGCAGGGAAGGCAAACTTAGAAATTGTCTGTGCAAGAAACTGGGTGAAGATggttggactccaactcccagaattccccagccagcctgcttcaAGATGGTTGGAcatgctgcctggagaattctgggaagtctctctctttttccaagttgccaaggttgagagaccCACAGATGGGCAACAACCTGAAGAATAATTCTAACCATTAAGCTTGGACActtgaaaaaggggggaaagtggaTGATTTCCTCAGGTCGCCACATGAGGGCGCTCAACCCCGAGAAAGAAGCTTCTCTTCCTTTAGCTTAAGCAGCTTACTCTCCGGCCGGGCGCCCTTGTGCTCTCTATGGTGGTCCGGCGCCGCTTCATGTCCCCCTCGCCGCTTCCGGGAAGAGACGCCGCGGCCCGCCATGGCCATCAAGTGGCGCGTCGTTAAGGCGGTGGGCACCGCGGTGGGCATCTTCGGCGGGGCCGTGTTGGTCTTTCAGTTGTGGCCATCCGACGAGGTGCGCTCGGCGAAGATCAGCAAGGTGAGGAAATAAAGGGGGAGGCTTTGGTCCCAGGCCGCTTTAAAACATGAGGACTAGCGCCTTGCATAAGACCTAGTTTTGAATTATGAGGACTAACACCTTGCATAAAGATCCAACTCTGAATAATGAGGACTAGTGCCTTGCATAAGACCTTGTTCTAAACTATGAGGATTAGCACCTTGCATAAGACCTTTTTATGAATTATGAGGACTAGCATCTTGCATAAGACCTTGTTATGAATTATGAGGACTAGCGCCCTGCATAAGATCCATAACGTAACCGGTCTGGCTTTCACGATCAAACAAGCCTTTCATGATTCTGACAAAAGACCATCATTACACCTAGCTGGCATTTCAGATCAGATCTTATTAAAGAACCACAAGGACTAGCATCTTAAATAGGATTCTACTCAGAAACTTGAGGATTAGCACCCTGAGTATTGCCTATGCAGAGCCACAAGGATTAGCCTCTTTAAAAGATCATATTCAGAACTATGAGGACTAGAATCTTTGCTGACTAGTTAGGAGAAGAGATCACAAAGGACAAGTACTTTTCCCACCCCAGGTGATATTCGGATCCCCAAAACGGGGATGCCCGAAAACCTGGATTTGCCTTCCTCATGTCGTCTTCCTCCCTGCAGGAATTCCGGGAGTCCAGCCAGAATTATTCGGACTCACAACGGCAGAATGCCTTGATAATGGAGGTCCTGAAGGAGGCCGCCACGACAGATGAGAATTGGGCCCGAAAATCTTTCTCTTCCAAAAAGTAGCAATGGCTGTGACTCGAAAAAGGCTGTGAGCTGCTGGGACTGCACCAAGTGTTGGGACTCTGTAATGAAAATCACATTTTCCCTTCCACCCGTTGCTTCCTCGGGGTCTTTCTATGGCTTGCTTGGTAAGATGTcttcataaattaaaaaaaatggcacttTGGAGTGCTGTTGTGTTTCATGCCTGGCAAAATCGAAAAACAGACCTTGGGGAACGCACATCCTTGGGGTAACCCAGCGTGGTCATTGTTGTGTGTTTGTCTGGGTTTTTGAATTCACACATCAGGCCACAATGAAAAACACCTTGCTTGCTGCTAACTTAAGTGTCTGGTTCATCCTGAAAAGTTTtactttattaaaatttatattccgCTTATGTCGCCTGGAAGGTGACTAAATGGCTTAAAACAACAAGTAAAAGCAACAAGATAAAATGTGAAGATGTTAAATATTAACATCATTTGGTCTGGAAAGTGGTAGAGAGAGACTCAAGAAGAAAAGTGCCAAAGAAGGTGGCAAAACTATGGAAGGCATATGCTTAGCTGCAGTTTATTATTTgtctttttataaatatatagttGCTTGTGTTTTTATGTAAAGCACTTAACCAAGTTAGTTTTCATAGCTGtgctttaataacatttatatattataaatatatagttATTGATATGTAGCTTAGcaggttttaattattttaaatgcagTTTAGTAACTAAAACTGCTAATATAtctatgggaaggaaggaaggaagagggggaggaggagaaagggcaagaggaaaggaggagggaagaaggaaacatGGGAGAAGGgtaggagaagaaagagggaaggagggaaggaaggaaaggagggagaggaaaggtagcagagaaggaaggagcagggaagaaaagggaaggagggagagaggaaagaaggaaaagatgatgggagaaagagaaggaaggaaggaaagaaaaatagagaaggaaggagtagggaagaaaaatggagagaggaaggaaggaaaagatgggagaaaggagggagagaaggaagaaaaggaaaagaggtagagaaggaagaaaggaagcagggtaggacaagaagcaatgggtggaaactaatcaaggagagaagcaacttagaactgaggaggaatttcctgagagttagaacaattaatcagtggaacagaagttgcctacagaagttgtgaatgacccAACGCTGttcgatagccatttgtttgaaacggtatagggtttcctgcctaggcagggggttggactagaagacctccaaggtcccttacaactctggtattgtattgtaagaaaaggaaagaagggagagaggaaggaaaagatgggagaatgggagagaaggaaggaagggaaaagaagggggagagaagaaaggaagggaaaagaagagggagagaaagaaggaaggaaaggaaagagataaagagatgatGCAGATTATTTCAACTAGGGGGAACTTTTAAGAAGCTCACATTTAGGAGGTAGATTTTAAACAAAACACCAATGAAACCTGGGAGATGCAGCCATGGAAAGAAATTTAAAgtaattgatttattttatccAAGGAAAATAACACAAAATAATTCAAACAGCCCGGTTGTTTTCTCAAAATTTCCCCAATCGGAACCTACCACAAGGAGCCCTGTTCCCCCGCCGGACGTTTATAGCGGTCGGACGCctcttggttccccccccccacactctccTGTATGGCCACCTTTCTGCACTTCCGGGGACCTGCCAGAGCGGTTTCCGGCGCGGAGGCGGCCATCTTGCTCGGCGGAAACATGGCGGTCCAACCCGGGGGCGGCAGGGCGGCGGGGTCTCCCGTGGCGCCCCCCAAAAAGTCCTTCTTCTGGTCCTGCTTCAGCTGTCGCATCTTGGCCGGCAGCGGCTTGGCGGCAGCCGGGCTCTGGGTCCACCTAGGGGCCCGCCAGGCCTTGCAGCGAAGGAGGCCCGGGAGCACCTTTGACATCTTCCGGATGGTTTTCGCCGTCGGTAAAGCCGGGGTGGGGGTGTGGTGTGGCGTGGTGTAGATTCG
This window contains:
- the CSKMT gene encoding citrate synthase-lysine N-methyltransferase CSKMT, mitochondrial isoform X1 → MAARKAFAKIPRLNRSRFGLRIPTQTLPAGSIAPFSAWTDDLLCNMDQREAWDRFYARRQNNGPLHPFDWFFGYKEISTLLGSVLGGLPSGQTRVLDVGCGASSLGLELYRRSPVQLHVSCLDFSSAAIQCLAQMLRESPPPRHPRSELECHLGEATELSRLFALGSFHLVLDKGTCDSVLRGCPQRARRLVSECLRVLRPEGCLIQISDEDPDARVPFLETAGRANINIGEIANLSGISYYAYTLSLKAPDPSDVGQPSKSPRNPSLSEI
- the CSKMT gene encoding citrate synthase-lysine N-methyltransferase CSKMT, mitochondrial isoform X2, with translation MDQREAWDRFYARRQNNGPLHPFDWFFGYKEISTLLGSVLGGLPSGQTRVLDVGCGASSLGLELYRRSPVQLHVSCLDFSSAAIQCLAQMLRESPPPRHPRSELECHLGEATELSRLFALGSFHLVLDKGTCDSVLRGCPQRARRLVSECLRVLRPEGCLIQISDEDPDARVPFLETAGRANINIGEIANLSGISYYAYTLSLKAPDPSDVGQPSKSPRNPSLSEI
- the DMAC1 gene encoding distal membrane-arm assembly complex protein 1; protein product: MAVQPGGGRAAGSPVAPPKKSFFWSCFSCRILAGSGLAAAGLWVHLGARQALQRRRPGSTFDIFRMVFAVGLYAWAIVIVLDPVQRK